In the genome of Arachis hypogaea cultivar Tifrunner chromosome 9, arahy.Tifrunner.gnm2.J5K5, whole genome shotgun sequence, the window TCAAGTTTCAAGTTAAATGCAAAAGAACAATCACATTTCATCAATGGTAAATGCAAAAAAAGGGAAATGAAGCACAGTGTTGAGTGTTCTTCATTTACCTTAGTAGTCAACTTGTAGTCACCTTTTTTCCAATTCCCGCTCCTCACGTATCGATCGCACTCGCAGATCCGCCTCAGTACCGCAAGAATCAACCCGATCGTCAAATCCGCAACCTCATCGGTCAAAACATCGGGAGTGTTCGTAACCCTAACCCCTTTCTCCTTGCACTTCTGTAGATCGATTCTATCCACGCCGACGCTGAAGCTCGAAACAATCTCCAGCTTGGGCAGCGCCTCGATGAGCGCCGCATCGGGTCCGCCGCTGGAGCTGGCTACGACGGCGCGTATGGAGGAGGCATGGTCGCGAAGCACGGCGGCCCTCTGCGATGGATCGATACCGCGGAAGAGGTTGTAGCGCTTGTCGAGCTCTTGTTCGAGATATGGAAGGACTTTTCCGACGAGAAGGACGCTGATTGATCCCATAttgttttagggttagggtttcagggCGGCGATGGTTGTCCTGAACTGTGAGGCACTGAAGCTCCATGGAGATAGATAAAGTTATAGTGGCAGAGACAATAGGTACCAATCGTACCATCACTAACAATAAAATTATTGTTGTTTTATTTTCcgattttaaatttcattttactgacaaaataagaaaattatacaagtgtttctaaattatttttttttcttttcttttccagtaGCATGGCTATTGGCTAATTATTAGTAATTATAGAAGTTATAATTATAGAAGCCTCGGTAGTCGATACCACTTTAAAAATGTTTGGATAAGAAATAATAAACGATGAGCAGTgattgataattttaatttatttttttaattatctttttaaaatttaaaataatacaaaatttaaatatatatgttattttttaaaattattaaaaagattaatttgatatatttttgcAATAATGATATAAAAGTCTATGTGGCATCCTCTCTGTTTAGAACACCAAGGCCAAAAATATGTTTCTTTGCGAATAAAATATGTTTAGTTAATATAACACTTGTTCTTTTAAAATGTTGCACGTGCTTTTGCTATTAGATTAAAgtatgaaatttattttttttggtttatcaAAAAGATATATGTATTCTGAGGTTACAGCCTTACTGAGCTGCTTTACCAATAGATGTTCTGGAATACCCAGATCAAAAGTTGCAGCAACGACAAGGTGGACTATTATGACATCCTAATGATCCTATATTGGTGTCATTAAATTAATGATAAATCTATTTTATATTGAAGGATTGGGCATATATATATGCCACCATCAtgtataaaagaagagaaagaaaaaaaatgaacctAGAAATTGatacatattaacatatatttgttcttcaaAAGCAGTATTGCCTAATGCCTACTAGTTTTACTTAGAAATCTGAAAAACATTATGCACTTATAGTCTACAAAGTTTTACTTTTCTCTTTCTAAAATTTAGAGTAGAATAACAATTAGGTCcttaaaaattaaatgatatctttttattaatttatcaacTAAAATCTAACGGTAATATTTAAATGTATTGTTAATTATTTTGACATGTCTATTTATGAAAGATAGTCATGTAGATAACAATTTTTAGGGTGAAACTTCActtattttaatatgatttgggATAAATAGAAAACAGTTGATAAATGATAtatgaaaactcaaaaaataaGTTCAAAACTATATCATTTTCCTACTCATGTGATAGTAACAAGACATGCACCATTATAAATAACGAAATACATAGACAATTCAGTTTCGTTTCGCATTATTTATTGACAGAAGGACATACATGTCTACGATTTACTATCTTAGAGGACCTAATTGGTACtttttctcttcaaaaacaaattaGTCCAAGATTAATATTTTCGAAGATCTAATTGTCAATTTACTCTAAAATTTATTTGAATCATGCTAAAATTTAACATTATTATCATCTATCATATACATGTATTAGCAAGATATTCAGATAGTTGACTACTAGTAACTATTTTctgatatttatataatttatattttttatataccgTGGAAACATAgaaactaaaattattatttgttatgGTCTAATTTGAGaaccaatgtttttttttttatcccaaaaagaagagagagagagagagaaaaagaagaaaataatttaCTAAATGCTGATcagaaattttctatttttttaatactcTTGAAGCATCttaaccttaattaattattctaaagTGAGGCATCAACACCATCCAGTGATGGAAGAGAGTGAGTTTAATTTGTGtcaatgttaattaattaattggctAAGCATGCATGTCTGCCTCCCCTGTCTTTAGCAAACTTTGACCCTCAAATTAGAACCttaaattaagtaattaaccATCCAATTAAACCCTCACATCTAATAACATAACATAGTAAAATAATGTTATACTAatataatcattaaaaaaattgtttcttCCACAAATCTTAAACCCACATAATCTTAtctcatatattttttctttatctaTCAACAATTTAACATGCACCCCACGTTCAATGAACTCagcacaaaaaaagaaaataaaaccaaCTCAAACCCCATCAAATAATCACCTCCAaccctttttttctctcttcaaaCTCTCAAAACTTCTAAAAGAACAAAATGCACCATTTCTTTTACAATAACTCCTATTTCATGAAGGAACAAAGTTCTTTCTGGTTTCTTTCTTCACCCTCCATGTTTTGTTCTTGCTTGAAAATATAACCATTACTCCTTGGAAGAAAGCCATAGATACAAAGAATTCTGTGTTAGACATCATTAGGAGATATATTTGTATATTattcaaaagaagaaaaaaagaaagaaagaaagaaaagatggtGAAGGCATTGGAACAAGAACATGAAAGTTATAAATCCAAACTATTCCATTTCAAAGGAATGTTTGAGAACACAGGTAGGCATACAAAAAGTTTGAGCATTGAGAGTGCTAGCAAATTGGATGTTACTGAAGAAGATATAGTTTCATCAAAGAGTCAAGGATCAAAGCTCAATGAAttagataaaaacaaaaacaacaacaacaataataataagagtCCTGCTGCTACTCCAGCTAAGCCAAGGGTTATGagcaaggaagaaattgaactcaAAGAACAAAAAGACAAGCTACTGCAGGGTAAGAAAAACATAACATATGCTATGCTTTAATTTGCTATGATTTGATTTACAGCATTTTGATTTAGAAGCACTTTTCATCATATTGTAATATGTTTGCTTTCATATGATATATGATTAACAACATGTTTCAGAAATGGAACAAATGAAGGAGAGATTTGCAAAGTTGCTATTGGGTGAAGATATGTCTGGTGGTGGAAAAGGTGTTTCATCTGCATTGGCCTTGTCAAATGCATTCACAAATCTTGCAGGTACTTTTAATTTTGACATTGTTTGAAGCATGAGGACAAAAGATTTgtgttcttccctttttctttttaagatGATGATAGAAATGTTTGaaaaattttctcatttttttcttgtttcaaaTGCAGCTTCAATTTTCGGAGAGCAACGACGCCTAGAGCCGATGCCTCCGGAGAGGAAAGCAAAGTGGAAGAAAGAAATTGATTGGCTTCTATCAGTTACTGAATACATTGTTGAAATGGTTCCTCAACAACAAAAGAACAAGGATGGCACAACCATGGAggttaattaaattgaattggaTTAAATTAAAGCTGATTAGTCCTATATATGTTCCCTTTTATGATTGAAACTCATATTTGATTTGAATAGATCATGACAACGCGACAAAGAACTGATCTCCACATGAATATCCCTGCCTTAAAAAAGCTTGATACAATGCTTCTTGTAAGTAGtttcaatttgatttaatttgattgtTGGTTAACTCAGACAACTAACATTCAATGGCTGAGCAGGAATGTTTAGATGGCTTCCAAGAGAAGCAAGAGTTCTATTATGTAAAGAAGGATGCTTCGGATGATTCGGAGAAAGATGgaggaaagaatgatgacaagtgGTGGTTGCCTACACCTAAGGTTCCAGTAGATGGTTTATCTGAGGCATCAAGAAGGTTTCTGCAGTACCAAAAAGATAGTGTCAACCAAGTCCTCAAAGCAGCCATGGCCATAAATGCTCAAACTCTATCAGAAATGGAGATCCCTGAAAGCTACATTGATTCCCTACCCAAGGTAAGTTTgacataaatattaaaaagtatttAGATATTACTTTCATTTAGACAAAATAGTGCATTGAAATAGTGATGTTATAGCTTCTTcttaatcttttcttttcttcttgtttagaatGGAAGATCAAGTCTAGGTGAATCGATCTACCGGAGCATTACAGTTGAATTTTTCGATCCGGACCAGTTCCTATCAACTGTGGACTTGTCATCAGAACACAAGATCCTTGATCTGAAGAACAGAATTGAGGCTTCAATGGTAATTTGGAGGAGGAAGATGAACCAAAAGGACTCAAAATCATCTTGGAGTTCTGCTGTGAGTCTGGAGAAAAGAGAACAATTTGAAGACAGAGCAGAAACCATCTTGCTTCTCATTAAGCATCGTTTCCCCGGAGCTCCTCAATCTGCATTGGATATAAGCAAAATCCAATTCAACAGGGTAAGGCCTAACTAAGAACAACTTTACTATTTACAATTTCTAAAAGAATCTAAAAGAATTGCAACCCACAATCTAAATTTCTAATTAGCCTTTTAGCCTTATGATAAGACTAAATTCATGGAGGGGGATCTCTTTTGCCATGGCAGGATGTGGGGCAAGCTTGTCTCGAAAGCTATTCAAGAATATTGGAAAGTTTGGCCTATACAGTGCTTTCAAGAATAGAAGATGTACAATATGCAGATCAACAAACTCAAAATCCTAGGAAGAGTAATGCTGCAAAGAGCTCAATTCCAAGGGCTCCAACAACTCCTAAAGATGATGCAGACAGTGGTTCGATGACTCTCTCGGATTTCATGGGTTGGAATGGTGGTGATCACAGTAATAAGGATCCTTTCGCGGCTACAGACGACTTCTACAAGGATATTGACAATGGAAAAGGCCAGAAGCTTCCAAATGTAACAACTGATAAGAAGGTTTCCTATCTTGATTCCTTGGGAGGTATGAGAAGTCCAACTTCACGCCATTAATGCCGCGAAATGAAGGACTAATAGTATGACAACTGATGAAACTGGTTCCGAAATAGGGAAGCAGGGAAAGCAAGGTAGAAGAgtatatctatctatatatatttataaatatataaagtcTTCAAGAAGAACAATTAGGCCTCCATTGAGGGTGTTCTTCAAAGACTTGATTGATTATTATTtgataactattaattttatctttcaatttgTACATAGAAGTGAATATATACAAAAGCTGAATGTTTGTAACATACTGTATCCTCAGTGTAGGAAGGATTTGTAGTCATGCAGCTGCAAAGATGAATTCAAAGAATTCTCATTGTATATGTACTATTACAAAAGAAAAAACCTTGTTATTTATTAACTAAATAGCTTCCAAAAATTGTGGAATGAAAACCATTGTTCTAAATATATTTGATTCCATTGTTTCTCTGATATTGGTTTGTGGATATTTAGGTCTTAATTAGAAAACCAAAGCAATGCATGAGGCTgataaaagtaaaaattaaacatgtttgaataataataataggatgTAGTAGTCATCAGTCATCACACTTTACATATTATGAAAAAGCAAGAAACATGGAAAAGGTGGTATCAAATTAGATCTTGCCACGTGGACCAAGCTTTGGTGGGAGTTGTGGGCCCTTCTTGATTGGGAGAATGTCACCTGAAGCAGTGGCACTGAAGTATGCAAGTGTTGAACCACCTCCCAAGATCAAGAACTTGAGCAACAATCCCCTCTTTGTGAATGGAGCAGCAAATGTCTCAAAGAACTTGCTCTGCAGATCCATTTTCAATGAATTAGTTGTATACATACTTGTGCCACAAGAAAGATAGAAATTTGAGACCATTATTCAAAATCgtaatatcaaaatattttaactaGATCAGTGATCAACAAACATTATTTCTGAATAATTACATGTGTTGTTTTTGCACATTTTTGTTATATATTATTTCGTATTTCAAAATGTATTCTATACGGATAACCGGTTTGATAGCTAACTTTTTGTGTAAACAAGTAGATAATTTTCAATGCAGCTAGAAAAGATGGAGATGGCATAAATGATGAGATGAACCTGAAGAGGGTTGTAAGGTGAAGGTGCATCTGAACCATACAAATCCCACTGCCCTGTAGTGTTGCCAATGTCCTCCAAATCAAAGTACACACTCTTGTCACCATACTTTGCTACCACAGCACCACTCCTGTTAATGTTAATGTCATACTCTATTAGCATTCATtcaatgttgaaaaaaaaaatgaaagagccaagaatttgaaagaaaatttaaGGAGGAAAAAAATAATCAGTTTTCAGTTTTTAACTATATAAAATAGTTGAATTATAAGGGAAAAAAAACCCACCATAAGTAGAATACTAGTGTATATACACTAGTGGCAGAAACTATGTAGCTAACCAACTATACTTGTTAGTCtcaattatactaattaaaaACTAATCATCCTTAAGGgtcattcttctttctcttctagaaagaaaagaaaatgagtccATGTTGAATTGTTGATACTTATATACTCATCAAGTCAAATTTCAACATGtgcaataatatataatttttcctTTATAAAAAAAGTATGGTAGTTACCTGAATTTCTTGGATTTTAAAGTTTGGTGAGAGGATTTGAAAGAGAGCTTAGTTCCATTAAGGGAACTTCCAGCAAGTCCATTGACTGCAGCTGGTTGAACAGCAGCTAAGGTTGCAAGGGAAGCCATGAATATGTGTTCTGTTTCACTCTGTAACTAACTTCACTTAGATTTTCTGTGTCAGGTAGCAAAATTGTTCATAGATGTTTTGGTTTTTGATCTGTTGATTGGATCTAATATTGCCACGTGGCAAGCTACATTTACTTGTGCATATTTGGGATGCTCATTTATGAGGTGACATGTGGCTTGAAGATAGATAAGGTTATCCAGTTTCTA includes:
- the LOC112709894 gene encoding photosystem I reaction center subunit VI-2, chloroplastic is translated as MASLATLAAVQPAAVNGLAGSSLNGTKLSFKSSHQTLKSKKFRSGAVVAKYGDKSVYFDLEDIGNTTGQWDLYGSDAPSPYNPLQSKFFETFAAPFTKRGLLLKFLILGGGSTLAYFSATASGDILPIKKGPQLPPKLGPRGKI
- the LOC112709893 gene encoding rop guanine nucleotide exchange factor 12-like, which translates into the protein MVKALEQEHESYKSKLFHFKGMFENTGRHTKSLSIESASKLDVTEEDIVSSKSQGSKLNELDKNKNNNNNNNKSPAATPAKPRVMSKEEIELKEQKDKLLQEMEQMKERFAKLLLGEDMSGGGKGVSSALALSNAFTNLAASIFGEQRRLEPMPPERKAKWKKEIDWLLSVTEYIVEMVPQQQKNKDGTTMEIMTTRQRTDLHMNIPALKKLDTMLLECLDGFQEKQEFYYVKKDASDDSEKDGGKNDDKWWLPTPKVPVDGLSEASRRFLQYQKDSVNQVLKAAMAINAQTLSEMEIPESYIDSLPKNGRSSLGESIYRSITVEFFDPDQFLSTVDLSSEHKILDLKNRIEASMVIWRRKMNQKDSKSSWSSAVSLEKREQFEDRAETILLLIKHRFPGAPQSALDISKIQFNRDVGQACLESYSRILESLAYTVLSRIEDVQYADQQTQNPRKSNAAKSSIPRAPTTPKDDADSGSMTLSDFMGWNGGDHSNKDPFAATDDFYKDIDNGKGQKLPNVTTDKKVSYLDSLGGMRSPTSRH